In Saccharomonospora marina XMU15, one genomic interval encodes:
- a CDS encoding EboA domain-containing protein: MSTLRFGYGSNGFANHRLDDALAVIADLGYSGVALTLDHAHLDPFADDVARQTRRLATRLGELGLGVVVETGARFALDPWRKHQPTLLSDEPGPRLDFLRRAAAIAEDLGAECVSFWSGVKPSGVDDATAWRRLLDGISDVLDDTRVRLALEPEPGHFVQHVEQALRLRAELDSPGRLGITLDVGHCVAVEPVSAAECVHLVADVLFNVQLDDMRTGVHEHLEFGEGELDLTGTLAALAEIGYRGLAAVELPRHSHAAPDVARRSLKALHAADWLADAERAVRADPVRVRTLFPAVGRKVGRAALRPEVDPGGLVYGTVDERARGRLLAALAESLPPQDLAKEVAELYRYGDGAERRGVLRALHLLPDEIADTGTGLVADALRANDTGLVAAALGPFAAAHLDDHSWRHGVLKCLFVGVPTAAVAGLADRTDGELIRMVADYVAERKAAGRTVPADAEAILQEAR; this comes from the coding sequence ATGAGCACACTGCGGTTCGGATACGGCAGCAACGGTTTCGCCAACCACCGGCTGGACGACGCGCTGGCCGTCATCGCCGACCTCGGCTACTCGGGGGTGGCACTCACCCTGGACCACGCTCACCTCGACCCGTTCGCCGACGACGTGGCGCGGCAGACCCGCCGGCTCGCCACCCGACTCGGTGAGCTCGGCCTCGGCGTCGTGGTGGAGACCGGAGCCAGGTTTGCGCTCGACCCCTGGCGCAAGCACCAGCCGACCCTGCTCTCGGACGAGCCCGGTCCCCGGCTGGACTTCCTGCGCCGGGCCGCCGCGATCGCCGAGGACCTCGGCGCCGAATGCGTCTCGTTCTGGTCCGGCGTCAAGCCGTCCGGTGTGGACGATGCGACGGCATGGCGACGGTTGCTGGACGGCATCAGTGACGTGCTGGACGACACGCGGGTGCGGCTGGCGCTGGAACCCGAGCCCGGTCACTTCGTGCAGCACGTTGAGCAGGCGTTGCGGCTGCGCGCGGAGCTGGACTCGCCCGGCAGGCTCGGCATCACCCTCGACGTGGGGCACTGTGTCGCGGTGGAGCCGGTGAGCGCGGCCGAGTGCGTGCACCTGGTCGCCGATGTGCTGTTCAACGTCCAGCTGGACGACATGCGAACCGGTGTGCACGAGCATCTTGAGTTCGGCGAGGGCGAGCTCGACCTGACCGGCACGCTGGCGGCACTGGCCGAGATCGGTTACCGCGGGCTGGCCGCCGTCGAGTTGCCGCGCCACAGCCACGCCGCCCCCGATGTCGCGCGGCGCAGCCTGAAGGCGCTGCATGCCGCCGACTGGCTTGCCGACGCCGAGCGCGCCGTGCGCGCCGACCCCGTCAGGGTCCGCACGCTGTTCCCGGCGGTGGGGCGCAAGGTGGGAAGGGCAGCGCTGCGGCCGGAGGTCGATCCAGGCGGTCTGGTGTACGGCACGGTGGACGAGCGGGCACGCGGCAGGCTGCTGGCCGCGCTGGCCGAGTCGCTACCGCCGCAGGACCTCGCCAAGGAGGTGGCCGAGCTGTATCGCTACGGCGACGGCGCCGAGCGAAGGGGTGTGCTACGGGCACTGCACCTGCTGCCGGACGAGATCGCCGACACCGGCACCGGTCTGGTCGCCGACGCGCTGCGTGCCAACGACACCGGACTCGTCGCCGCGGCACTCGGGCCGTTCGCCGCGGCGCATCTGGACGACCACTCCTGGCGGCACGGCGTGTTGAAGTGCCTCTTCGTCGGCGTACCCACGGCCGCCGTGGCGGGGCTGGCCGACCGCACCGACGGCGAGCTGATCCGGATGGTGGCCGACTACGTCGCCGAGCGAAAGGCGGCGGGCCGGACCGTGCCCGCCGACGCCGAAGCGATCCTGCAGGAGGCTCGATGA
- a CDS encoding TatD family hydrolase encodes MRIFDPHIHMTSRTTDDYEAMYAAGVRALVEPAFWLGQPRTNVGSFTDYFDGLIGWERFRAAQFGIRHHCTMALNPKEANDPRCAGVLDVLPRYLAKDGVVAVGEVGYDSMTDAEEKAFAHQLSLAVEHELPVLVHTPHRDKLAGTKRTLDVVAESGIAPELVVVDHLNEVTVGLVADSGCWMGFSIYPDTKMDEQRMVTILREYGTDRMLVNSAADWGRSDPLKTYRTGRAMLEAGYSESDVDKLLWRNPVDFYGQSGRLLLDPIEHSTPTGETFEGNSVLRGSRQ; translated from the coding sequence ATGAGGATCTTCGACCCGCACATCCACATGACGTCGCGCACCACCGACGACTACGAGGCGATGTACGCGGCGGGGGTGCGCGCGCTCGTGGAACCCGCGTTCTGGCTCGGCCAGCCACGCACCAACGTGGGTTCGTTCACCGACTACTTCGACGGCCTGATCGGCTGGGAGCGGTTCCGCGCCGCGCAGTTCGGTATCCGGCACCACTGCACGATGGCGCTCAACCCCAAGGAGGCCAACGACCCGCGCTGTGCGGGTGTGCTCGACGTGCTGCCGCGCTACCTGGCCAAGGACGGCGTGGTCGCCGTCGGCGAGGTCGGCTACGACTCGATGACCGACGCGGAGGAGAAGGCGTTCGCCCACCAGCTCTCACTGGCGGTGGAGCACGAGCTGCCGGTGCTGGTGCACACCCCGCATCGGGACAAGCTGGCAGGCACCAAGCGAACGCTCGACGTCGTCGCCGAGTCGGGGATCGCACCGGAACTGGTGGTCGTCGACCATCTCAACGAGGTGACCGTCGGGCTGGTGGCCGACTCCGGTTGCTGGATGGGCTTCTCGATCTACCCCGACACCAAGATGGACGAGCAGCGCATGGTGACCATCCTGCGCGAGTACGGCACCGACCGGATGCTGGTGAACTCCGCAGCCGACTGGGGCCGCTCGGACCCGCTGAAGACCTACCGCACCGGTCGGGCGATGTTGGAGGCAGGCTACTCGGAGTCCGATGTGGACAAATTGCTGTGGCGCAACCCGGTGGACTTCTACGGGCAGAGCGGCAGGTTGCTGCTCGACCCGATCGAGCACTCCACACCGACCGGCGAGACGTTCGAGGGGAACTCCGTGCTACGCGGATCGAGGCAGTGA
- the eboE gene encoding metabolite traffic protein EboE → MLSYCTNVHPAEDLDAILRQLDSHAVAVREKLGEDRLGVGLWLAATVAEGLAEDAGARRRFAAELEARGLAVQTLNAFPYGGFHDSVVKHSVYRPRWTDPRRLKYTVDCVAVLADLLPANAEYGSISTLPLGWREPWTAADDAVAEAAFDEVTRVLGETHARQGRLVKLAVEPEPGCVLDTMADAVDWLARRVDPRHVGVCLDTCHLAVSFADPRRTVARVAEAGLEVVKVQASSALHIESPDTEAARAALAEFAEPRYLHQVRELLPDGRVLACDDLPQALAELPAIGPWRVHFHVPLHAAPQPPLTSTTDVLAESLAAVAEHAGPRRPHVEVETYTWNVLPERHRQDLADGIADELRWARKVSS, encoded by the coding sequence TTGCTTTCCTACTGCACGAACGTGCACCCGGCCGAGGATCTCGACGCGATCCTGCGCCAGCTCGACAGCCACGCCGTGGCCGTGCGGGAGAAGCTGGGCGAGGACCGGCTCGGCGTCGGGCTGTGGCTGGCAGCCACCGTCGCCGAGGGCCTCGCCGAGGATGCCGGGGCACGCCGCAGGTTCGCCGCCGAACTCGAGGCGAGAGGCCTGGCTGTGCAGACGCTGAACGCCTTTCCCTACGGCGGATTCCACGACAGCGTCGTCAAACACTCGGTCTACCGGCCGAGGTGGACCGACCCGCGCCGACTCAAGTACACAGTGGACTGTGTGGCCGTGTTGGCCGACCTGCTGCCCGCTAACGCCGAGTACGGCAGCATCTCCACCCTGCCGCTGGGTTGGCGCGAGCCGTGGACGGCTGCCGACGACGCCGTGGCCGAGGCCGCCTTCGACGAGGTGACACGGGTACTCGGCGAGACCCACGCACGGCAGGGGCGGCTGGTGAAGCTGGCCGTGGAGCCGGAACCGGGTTGCGTGCTCGACACGATGGCGGACGCGGTCGACTGGCTGGCCCGGCGGGTGGACCCCCGACACGTCGGCGTGTGCCTCGACACCTGCCATCTCGCGGTGTCGTTCGCCGATCCCCGCCGCACCGTCGCGCGGGTGGCCGAGGCGGGCCTGGAGGTGGTGAAGGTGCAGGCCTCCTCGGCGCTGCACATCGAATCGCCGGACACCGAGGCGGCACGGGCGGCCCTCGCCGAGTTCGCAGAGCCGCGCTACCTGCACCAGGTGCGCGAGCTGCTACCCGACGGCAGGGTCCTCGCCTGCGACGATCTGCCGCAGGCACTGGCGGAGCTACCCGCCATCGGGCCGTGGCGCGTGCATTTCCACGTGCCGTTGCACGCCGCGCCGCAGCCGCCGCTGACGTCGACCACCGACGTGCTGGCCGAGAGCCTGGCCGCAGTGGCGGAGCACGCGGGGCCTCGGCGGCCACATGTGGAGGTGGAGACCTACACCTGGAACGTCCTGCCCGAGCGGCACCGGCAGGACCTCGCCGACGGCATCGCCGACGAGCTGCGCTGGGCACGGAAGGTGAGCTCATGA
- a CDS encoding alkaline phosphatase family protein → MRKLLVVDVVGLTPTLLRHMPNLSTLANRGWQANLGTVLPAVTCSVQSTLLTGTMPAEHGIVGNGWYFRELGEVYLWRQHNRLVRGEKVWETARAAHPGYTAANVCWWYAMGASTDFTITPRPIYHADGRKSPDCYARPPSLHDELTAELGPFPLFNYWGPTASIASTRWIVAAARRLLSSPGPDLLLVYVPHLDYDLQRFGPDSAKAMEAARAVDAELAPLLADAERQGATVVALSEYGITPASQPVDINRALRREGLLEVYTQDGMEYLDPWTSRAFAVADHQVAHVYVAEAADVSKVEAVVAGLSGVDEVLDRERQARYRIDHERAGELLAVAEPGAWFTYYYWLDDERAPDFARGVEIHRKPGYDPAELFFDPADKLAKAKAGLNLARKKAGLRYAMNVVPTDPRWVMGTHGRLPDSAADGPVLLCSDPQVPSNVASSGRLEATEVRDLLLQLQGIRQGAHR, encoded by the coding sequence ATGAGAAAACTGCTGGTGGTCGACGTCGTGGGGTTGACGCCCACGCTGCTGCGACACATGCCGAACCTGAGCACGCTGGCGAACCGCGGGTGGCAGGCGAACCTCGGCACGGTGCTGCCCGCGGTGACCTGCAGCGTCCAGTCCACCCTGCTGACCGGCACCATGCCCGCCGAGCACGGAATCGTCGGCAACGGCTGGTACTTCCGCGAGCTCGGCGAGGTCTACCTGTGGCGGCAGCACAACAGGTTGGTACGAGGCGAGAAGGTGTGGGAAACCGCACGGGCGGCGCATCCCGGTTACACCGCGGCGAACGTGTGCTGGTGGTACGCGATGGGCGCCTCCACCGACTTCACCATCACGCCGAGGCCGATCTACCACGCCGACGGCCGCAAGTCGCCCGACTGCTACGCCCGGCCACCTTCGCTGCACGACGAGCTGACCGCCGAGCTCGGCCCGTTTCCGCTGTTCAACTACTGGGGGCCGACCGCGTCGATCGCGTCCACCAGGTGGATCGTCGCGGCGGCCCGCAGGTTGCTCAGCAGCCCCGGACCCGACCTGCTGCTGGTCTACGTCCCGCACCTGGACTACGACCTGCAACGGTTCGGTCCGGACTCGGCCAAGGCGATGGAGGCCGCGCGGGCGGTCGACGCGGAACTGGCGCCACTGCTCGCCGACGCCGAACGGCAGGGCGCGACCGTGGTGGCGCTGTCGGAGTACGGCATCACACCCGCGTCGCAGCCGGTGGACATCAACAGGGCGCTGCGCCGCGAGGGACTGCTCGAGGTCTACACCCAGGACGGGATGGAATACCTGGACCCGTGGACGTCGCGGGCGTTCGCGGTCGCCGACCACCAGGTCGCGCACGTCTACGTGGCCGAAGCGGCGGATGTTTCCAAGGTGGAGGCCGTTGTCGCCGGCCTGTCCGGAGTGGATGAGGTGCTCGACCGCGAGCGGCAGGCACGTTACCGGATCGACCACGAGCGCGCGGGCGAACTTCTGGCCGTGGCCGAGCCGGGCGCCTGGTTCACCTACTACTACTGGCTCGACGACGAGCGCGCGCCCGACTTCGCCAGGGGAGTGGAGATCCACCGCAAGCCCGGCTACGACCCCGCCGAGCTGTTCTTCGATCCCGCCGACAAGCTCGCGAAGGCGAAGGCGGGGCTCAACCTGGCACGCAAGAAGGCGGGTCTGCGGTACGCGATGAACGTGGTGCCGACCGACCCGAGGTGGGTGATGGGTACGCACGGCAGGCTGCCCGACTCCGCCGCCGACGGGCCGGTGCTGCTGTGCTCCGACCCGCAGGTTCCATCCAATGTGGCCTCCAGCGGCCGGCTGGAGGCCACCGAGGTCCGAGACCTACTGCTGCAACTGCAAGGAATACGACAGGGAGCACATCGATGA
- a CDS encoding sugar phosphate isomerase/epimerase family protein gives MSRPVTLFTGQWADLPFEKVCSLASEWGYDGLEIACWGDHFEVDRALSEDSYVPDRLELLDSYGLKVWAISNHLVGQAVCDDPIDERHRNILPSRIWGDGEPEGVRQRAAAEVADTARAAAKLGVDTVVGFTGSKIWKYVAMFPPVSQQLIDDGYADFAGRWNPILDVFDEVGVRFAHEVHPSEIAYDYWTTKRALEAVGHRPAFGLNWDPSHFVWQDLDPIGFILDFADRIYHVDCKDTRKRFDGRNGRLGSHLPWADPRRGWDFVSTGHGDVDWEGAFRALNAIGYSGPISVEWEDAGMDRLRGAAEAVTYIKNVLFDKPAATFDAAFSTEGNSSDG, from the coding sequence ATGAGCCGACCGGTTACCTTGTTCACCGGCCAGTGGGCCGATCTACCCTTCGAGAAGGTGTGCTCGCTGGCTTCCGAGTGGGGCTACGACGGGCTGGAGATCGCGTGCTGGGGCGACCACTTCGAGGTCGACCGCGCCCTTTCCGAGGACAGCTATGTGCCTGATCGCCTGGAGCTGCTGGATTCGTACGGACTGAAGGTGTGGGCGATCTCCAACCACCTCGTGGGGCAAGCGGTGTGCGACGACCCCATCGACGAACGCCACCGCAACATCCTGCCTTCGCGGATCTGGGGTGACGGCGAGCCGGAAGGGGTCCGGCAGCGCGCCGCCGCCGAGGTCGCCGACACCGCGAGGGCCGCGGCCAAGCTCGGAGTGGACACCGTTGTCGGGTTCACCGGCTCCAAGATCTGGAAGTACGTCGCGATGTTCCCGCCGGTGTCGCAGCAGCTGATCGACGACGGCTACGCCGACTTCGCGGGGCGGTGGAACCCCATCCTGGACGTGTTCGACGAGGTCGGTGTGCGCTTCGCCCACGAGGTGCACCCTTCCGAGATCGCATACGACTACTGGACAACCAAGCGGGCGCTCGAAGCCGTCGGTCACCGCCCCGCGTTCGGCCTGAACTGGGACCCCTCGCACTTCGTGTGGCAGGACCTCGACCCGATCGGTTTCATCCTCGACTTCGCCGACCGCATCTACCACGTCGACTGCAAGGACACCAGGAAGCGCTTCGACGGCCGCAACGGCAGGCTCGGTTCCCACCTGCCGTGGGCGGACCCGCGCAGGGGCTGGGACTTCGTGTCCACAGGTCACGGTGACGTGGACTGGGAGGGCGCGTTCCGCGCGCTGAACGCGATCGGCTACAGCGGCCCGATCTCCGTGGAATGGGAGGACGCGGGCATGGACCGGCTGCGTGGCGCGGCCGAGGCCGTGACCTACATCAAGAACGTGCTTTTCGACAAACCAGCGGCGACATTCGACGCCGCGTTCAGCACCGAAGGGAATTCGAGTGATGGATGA
- a CDS encoding sugar phosphate isomerase/epimerase family protein — MDDNAMNGLSRRHLLRTAAAGAAAVGLTAALPATAAAVDHPRTRRIPKDRISIQLYTLRDVLREDTEGTLEALADIGYRSVELAGTYGRSATEFRALLDRYHLRATSAHVGFDGADVDQLIEDARIIGYSVADCAWANYPTIEEWTAFAQRLDRAGEAFRKAGIAYGYHNHAHEFQPIDGVRPMDVIAENTDPRNIHFEYDLYWVVTGGADPVREYWRRFGRVRQFHVKDRAADGSFADLGEGTIDFPEIFARTWRGPMKQYIVENDQPRDALRSAQVGFDYLSNVRF, encoded by the coding sequence ATGGATGACAACGCTATGAACGGGCTCTCGCGGCGGCACCTGCTCCGCACGGCGGCGGCGGGCGCGGCTGCCGTCGGGCTCACCGCGGCGCTGCCCGCCACCGCGGCTGCCGTGGACCATCCGCGCACCAGGCGGATCCCGAAGGATCGGATCAGCATCCAGCTGTACACGCTGCGGGACGTGCTGCGGGAGGACACCGAGGGCACCCTCGAGGCGCTTGCCGACATCGGCTACCGCTCGGTGGAACTCGCGGGGACCTACGGGCGTTCGGCCACCGAGTTCCGTGCCCTGCTCGACCGTTACCACCTTCGCGCCACCTCGGCACACGTCGGCTTCGACGGGGCGGACGTCGACCAGTTGATCGAGGACGCCAGGATCATCGGCTACAGCGTCGCCGACTGCGCATGGGCGAACTATCCGACGATCGAGGAGTGGACGGCGTTCGCGCAGCGACTCGACCGCGCGGGCGAGGCGTTCCGGAAGGCGGGCATCGCGTACGGCTACCACAACCACGCGCACGAGTTCCAACCCATCGACGGCGTGCGGCCCATGGATGTGATCGCCGAGAACACCGATCCTCGCAACATCCACTTCGAGTACGACCTGTACTGGGTAGTCACCGGTGGTGCGGACCCGGTGCGGGAGTACTGGCGCAGGTTCGGCAGGGTACGGCAGTTCCACGTCAAGGACAGGGCTGCCGACGGCTCCTTCGCGGACCTGGGCGAGGGAACGATCGACTTCCCCGAGATCTTCGCGAGGACCTGGCGGGGGCCGATGAAGCAGTACATCGTGGAGAACGACCAGCCCCGCGACGCGCTGCGCAGCGCGCAGGTCGGTTTCGACTACCTTTCCAACGTGCGGTTCTGA
- a CDS encoding MFS transporter, with protein sequence MALLGQMTRRQQAIMAASVISNGMMFATLSSVSVALPEIQREFDVSRSAVNWVIAGALLPLASLVLIGGRLGDLFGRRRMFLVSVTGFGLASALCGLAPGETLLVAGRVGQGLMIAIGAPLALANVTEAFDEDSKGWAIGVLSAGITLATLSAPLGMAAVVQLTSWRWLFLPIAPVCALLVLLAWRYMVETRVPRAKSLDLRGLVLLAAGLTMLAVGSEQAGYWGFDWRTFTLLSAGVATLVAFGFAERRAKAPLLRVDLLRKRAVTGSVVCLAAMQWAAIGFSVYLMLYAQQVLELDPLAAGLLLLASGIGPPLFSSLAGWLTDRGMAAWLVVGGLAVAAVTLIFTASGVQRYQDVLLIPLFFAFGTAAAFVYTPSSASTMIAAPEAEEGVVAGLTMEARQIGSVVGITATSAVLVAVEWRMRDALLLGPDAYFSVEQRHALDGLLSDSETGARLLNSLPPGQRPDVVEAAKEAYVTGLETALLVNAGLLALVAILGFMLLRPVRRRVEPPALEDLELPLRLRVSELRPPRYRPASQPPSW encoded by the coding sequence GTGGCGCTCCTCGGCCAGATGACGCGGCGGCAGCAGGCGATCATGGCGGCCTCCGTCATCAGCAACGGGATGATGTTCGCCACGCTGTCCAGCGTCTCCGTCGCACTGCCGGAGATTCAACGCGAGTTCGACGTCAGCCGATCCGCGGTGAACTGGGTGATCGCGGGAGCACTGCTGCCACTGGCCTCGCTGGTGCTGATCGGCGGCAGGCTCGGCGACCTCTTCGGCAGGCGAAGGATGTTCCTCGTCAGCGTCACCGGGTTCGGGCTGGCTTCCGCGTTGTGCGGGCTGGCGCCGGGGGAGACCCTGCTTGTCGCGGGCCGGGTCGGGCAGGGCCTCATGATCGCGATCGGTGCTCCGCTCGCGCTGGCCAACGTCACCGAGGCCTTCGACGAGGACTCCAAGGGCTGGGCGATCGGGGTGTTGTCGGCGGGTATCACGCTGGCGACGCTCAGCGCGCCACTCGGCATGGCCGCCGTGGTGCAGTTGACGAGCTGGCGATGGTTGTTCCTGCCGATCGCGCCGGTCTGTGCGCTGCTGGTGCTGCTGGCCTGGCGGTACATGGTCGAGACGCGCGTTCCGCGAGCGAAATCGCTGGACCTGCGCGGGCTGGTACTGCTCGCGGCCGGGCTCACCATGCTCGCCGTGGGCAGCGAGCAGGCGGGGTACTGGGGCTTCGACTGGCGGACCTTCACGCTGCTGTCGGCCGGTGTGGCCACGCTCGTCGCGTTCGGGTTCGCCGAACGTCGCGCGAAAGCTCCGTTGCTGCGGGTGGATCTGCTGCGCAAGCGCGCGGTCACCGGCTCGGTGGTGTGCCTGGCGGCCATGCAATGGGCGGCGATCGGGTTCAGTGTCTACCTGATGCTCTACGCGCAGCAGGTGCTCGAACTGGACCCGCTCGCCGCGGGCCTGTTACTGCTGGCGTCCGGGATCGGTCCGCCGCTGTTCTCCTCACTGGCCGGTTGGCTGACAGACCGCGGCATGGCCGCGTGGCTGGTCGTCGGCGGGCTCGCGGTCGCGGCGGTCACGCTGATCTTCACGGCTTCCGGCGTGCAGCGCTACCAGGACGTGTTGCTCATCCCGCTGTTCTTCGCGTTCGGCACCGCTGCCGCTTTCGTGTACACCCCTAGTTCGGCCAGCACGATGATCGCCGCGCCGGAGGCGGAGGAGGGTGTCGTCGCGGGCCTGACCATGGAGGCCCGGCAGATCGGAAGCGTCGTCGGCATCACCGCCACCAGTGCGGTGCTCGTCGCCGTCGAGTGGCGGATGCGCGACGCACTGCTGCTGGGACCGGACGCCTACTTCAGCGTGGAGCAGCGGCACGCGCTCGACGGGCTGCTGTCCGACAGCGAAACCGGCGCCCGGCTGTTGAACTCGCTCCCGCCGGGGCAACGGCCGGACGTGGTCGAGGCGGCCAAGGAGGCCTACGTGACAGGGCTGGAAACGGCGCTGCTGGTCAACGCAGGCCTGCTGGCGCTCGTCGCGATCCTGGGGTTCATGCTGCTACGTCCGGTGCGGCGGCGGGTCGAGCCGCCCGCGCTGGAAGATCTCGAACTGCCGTTGCGACTGCGCGTCTCCGAACTTCGACCACCGCGCTACCGGCCGGCGTCACAACCGCCTTCGTGGTAG
- a CDS encoding STAS domain-containing protein, with protein sequence MPELSHSDIPLHTQALDVRTQRRGQTVIVKVHGEIDLSTGGGLERELRQALAATQPPHPLVADLSEVSFIGSSGLAVLLEVSRIAEEKGTQLRVVSARRAVRRPVEAAGLQGALRLHPTLESALTDTV encoded by the coding sequence GTGCCCGAGCTATCACACTCCGACATTCCGCTGCACACCCAGGCCCTGGACGTACGCACCCAGCGGCGTGGACAGACCGTCATCGTGAAGGTGCACGGGGAGATCGACCTGAGCACCGGCGGCGGGCTCGAACGGGAACTGCGGCAGGCGTTGGCCGCCACACAGCCACCTCATCCGCTCGTCGCCGACCTCTCCGAGGTGAGTTTCATCGGTTCGTCCGGGCTGGCGGTGTTGCTCGAAGTGAGCAGGATCGCCGAGGAAAAGGGCACGCAACTGCGGGTGGTTTCCGCCAGGCGCGCGGTACGCAGGCCGGTGGAGGCCGCGGGCCTGCAGGGCGCGCTGCGACTACATCCCACGCTGGAATCTGCCCTTACCGACACGGTCTGA
- a CDS encoding CBS domain-containing protein: MTSDPKFVDTSEAVSEVARIMARSNVGALPVRGEDNRLKGIVTDRDIVVKVLAEGKDPMAVHVGELVEGELHTVRPDADVEEALEQMSRHHVRRLPVMDGPELVGIVSEVDAARGRS; the protein is encoded by the coding sequence ATGACCAGCGATCCCAAGTTCGTGGACACCAGCGAGGCGGTGTCCGAGGTGGCTCGGATCATGGCTCGAAGCAACGTGGGGGCGCTGCCCGTACGGGGCGAGGACAACCGGCTCAAGGGCATCGTCACCGACCGCGACATCGTGGTGAAGGTGCTCGCGGAGGGCAAGGACCCGATGGCCGTGCACGTCGGCGAACTCGTCGAGGGGGAGCTGCACACGGTGCGCCCTGACGCCGACGTGGAGGAAGCGCTCGAGCAGATGTCCCGGCACCACGTGCGGCGGCTGCCGGTGATGGACGGTCCGGAACTCGTCGGGATCGTCTCGGAGGTGGACGCGGCACGCGGCAGGTCCTGA
- a CDS encoding UDP-glucose dehydrogenase family protein encodes MSDKPERPVEGAANSHVGVVGAGYVGLTSAACLARLGHTVTCVDVDTAKVAALREARVPIAEPQLPRLVSEGISASRLRFTSELASLARCDVVLLCVPTPARSDGTVDLAAFDAALQALRHTLDPRAVVAVKSTVPVGTTARTEELLGVASVSNPEFLREGHAAWDFLHPDRIVLGATRPEAADRVGRLYRGLDAPVIRTDPASAELAKYASNAFLALKLSYVNVLAELCEHHGADIAHVAHAMGLDDRIGPAFLAPGPGWGGSCLPKDTSALLHAAERAGVDFAMLSDAVAANFHQHERVVRKVRLAVTGSAEGSLRGIRLGLLGLTFKAGTDDLRDSPALAVAERLADEGASLTGYDPGIRRSKDLGRIQLVDEPALVAKDAAAVVVLTEWPQFRELNWPQLAQLTDHATVVDTRNLLDPDELSEAGFAYHGLGKPRR; translated from the coding sequence ATGTCCGACAAGCCTGAGCGACCGGTCGAAGGCGCCGCGAACAGCCACGTCGGTGTGGTCGGTGCCGGGTACGTCGGGCTCACCAGCGCTGCCTGCCTCGCCCGGCTGGGGCACACGGTCACCTGCGTCGACGTCGACACCGCGAAGGTGGCCGCGCTGCGCGAGGCGCGGGTTCCCATCGCCGAACCGCAGTTGCCTCGACTGGTGAGCGAGGGCATCAGCGCAAGCAGGCTGCGCTTCACCAGTGAACTGGCATCGCTTGCCCGTTGCGATGTGGTGCTGCTGTGCGTGCCCACACCCGCACGAAGCGACGGCACGGTGGACCTGGCCGCGTTCGACGCTGCACTGCAGGCGCTGCGCCACACCCTCGACCCACGGGCAGTGGTCGCGGTGAAGTCCACGGTGCCGGTCGGCACCACCGCCCGCACCGAGGAGTTGCTCGGCGTCGCCTCGGTCAGCAACCCGGAGTTCCTCCGAGAGGGGCACGCGGCATGGGACTTCCTGCACCCCGACCGCATCGTGCTCGGCGCGACCCGGCCGGAAGCCGCCGACCGGGTCGGCAGGCTCTACCGCGGCCTCGACGCGCCGGTGATCCGCACCGATCCGGCCAGCGCGGAACTGGCCAAGTACGCGAGCAACGCGTTCCTCGCGCTGAAGCTGTCGTACGTGAACGTCCTCGCCGAACTGTGCGAGCACCACGGCGCGGACATCGCTCACGTCGCGCACGCGATGGGGCTCGACGACCGGATCGGCCCCGCGTTCCTCGCGCCCGGTCCCGGCTGGGGCGGCTCCTGCCTGCCCAAGGACACCAGCGCGCTGCTGCACGCTGCCGAGCGCGCCGGGGTCGACTTCGCCATGCTCTCCGACGCGGTCGCGGCCAACTTCCACCAGCACGAACGCGTGGTGCGCAAGGTGCGGCTTGCCGTGACCGGCTCGGCGGAAGGCAGCTTGCGCGGCATTCGGCTGGGACTGCTGGGGCTGACGTTCAAGGCGGGCACCGACGACCTGCGTGACTCACCCGCGCTCGCGGTGGCCGAGCGGCTCGCCGACGAGGGCGCGTCGTTGACCGGCTACGACCCCGGCATCCGGCGGTCGAAGGATCTGGGACGCATCCAGCTCGTCGACGAGCCCGCCCTGGTGGCCAAGGACGCCGCGGCCGTCGTCGTGCTCACCGAGTGGCCGCAGTTTCGCGAACTCAACTGGCCGCAGCTGGCCCAGCTCACCGACCACGCGACCGTGGTCGACACCCGCAACCTGCTCGATCCCGACGAGTTGTCCGAAGCGGGCTTCGCCTACCACGGGCTCGGCAAGCCGCGACGGTGA